In one Brienomyrus brachyistius isolate T26 chromosome 12, BBRACH_0.4, whole genome shotgun sequence genomic region, the following are encoded:
- the rgs12a gene encoding regulator of G-protein signaling 12 isoform X5 codes for MGSVLWPAGQLVLNVFCRTPRESTTSRCVLREFLKKEFSEENILFWQACESFSHLPENDKKQLSQKACEIYSSFLSSQATTPVNIDSRAQLADDVLNAPQPDMFHEPQLQIFNLMKFDSYTRFLRSSLYRDCMLAEVEGRPMPDPQKPPSSPVLSKHSAGSDHSSFSTLTTPRKEGKKLKPSKAGTQDHKEEHTDKKRGIFSSWTLNTSFGKGSKKADLGEYNHADFSSSNGRRESRGSLSSGTSLELVSGTEAEPRPSGAVCDKAMAQCTVNLPDGSRYPLAIRPGVSVRELLLELCEKLHINLASVDLFLVGGEKPLVLDQDCITLSTRDLRLEKRTLFRLDLIPINRSVGLKAKPNKPVTEVLRPVVAKYGFHLSDLVARVSGESGPLDFGAPISSLDGCRVVLDVPEHASKKEDKQKSSASGSRRAPPLATRSRSTAGDERPGKSGCVMARGGSSGGRPFKHGEKKKINIDEAEEFFELLSRAQSCRADDQRGLLTEQILVLPDFLRTPADPKPEPEPKAVHPTPGSRRSTLTASRNFQSLDSTLPVCGNGPSSTTRPLHAPAASRSPAPFLALEEESEADLTPVADGDVSGSPLRLPPEAPSRSEVDARGGSGCEDTHTPTTYRKGVSSPARPAGRVIDVDGVRLEDASDRSSDPSLCLGGLMPELRGRQGRTRSGMYQSSDLSPLLSVRAEESSFLGSPHLDNIKDNIS; via the exons ATGGGGAGCGTTCTGTGGCCAGCTGGGCAGTTGGTTTTGAACGTCTTCTGCAGGACCCCGAGGGAATCCACTACTTCTCGGTGTGTCCTCAGG gaatttCTGAAGAAAGAGTTTAGTGAAGAGAATATATTGTTCTGGCAGGCCTGTGAATCTTTCAGCCATCTCCCTGAAAATGACAAGAAACAG CTTTCCCAGAAAGCGTGCGAAATCTACAGTAGCTTCCTGTCCAGCCAGGCCACCACGCCTGTCAACATCGACAGCCGGGCACAGCTGGCAGATGATGTGCTCAACGCGCCACAGCCGGACATGTTCCACGAGCCCCAGCTCCAG ATCTTCAACTTAATGAAGTTTGACAGCTACACTCGCTTTCTGAGATCCTCCCTGTACCGAgactgcatgctggctgaggtCGAAGGTCGTCCCATGCCCGACCCCCAGAAACCACCTAGCAGTCCTGTCCTCTccaagcacagtgctggctctgACCATTCAAGCTTCTCCACGTTGACCACACCAAGGAAG GAGGGGAAGAAACTGAAACCGAGcaaagcaggaacccaggaccacAAAGAGGAACACACGGACAAGAAGAGAGGGATCTTCTCTTCCTGGACTCTGAACACCAGCTTTGGGAAGGGGTCCAAGAAAGCTGACTTGGGAGAATATAATCATG CGGATTTCTCCAGCAGCAATGGCCGACGGGAATCACGGGGTTCGCTGTCCTCGGGTACTAGTTTGGAGCTGGTCTCCGGAACTGAG GCAGAGCCCCGCCCCTCTGGGGCTGTGTGTGATAAAGCCATGGCGCAGTGTACCGTCAACTTGCCGGATGGCTCTCGTTACCCCCTGGCCATCCGCCCGGGTGTTTCCGTCAGGGAGCTGCTGCTGGAGCTCTGTGAGAAACTCCACATCAACCTGGCTTCTGTGGACCTCTTCTTGGTTGGGGGAGAGAAG CCCCTAGTTCTGGACCAAGACTGCATAACCTTGAGCACCAGAGACCTAAGATTAGAAAAACGCACTTTGTTCAG GCTGGACCTCATCCCTATTAACCGGTCTGTGGGACTGAAGGCCAAGCCTAACAAACCTGTCACAGAGGTCTTGCGGCCCGTTGTAGCAAAATATGGCTTCCATCTGAGCGACCTTGTGGCCAGAGTT AGCGGGGAGTCGGGACCCCTGGATTTCGGAGCACCCATATCTAGTCTAGATGGATGCCGAGTTGTGCTGGATGTGCCTGAGCACGCTTCAAAAAAAG AAGACAAACAGAAGTCTAGTGCTTCGGGTTCTCGCCGTGCACCACCTCTGGCCACAAGAAGCCGCTCCACAGCG GGGGATGAGAGACCTGGAAAGTCGGGCTGTGTGATGGCCAGAGGGGGCTCCAGCGGGGGGCGACCTTTCAAACacggggagaaaaaaaagattaatataGATGAAGCTGAAG AGTTCTTTGAGCTTCTGTCCAGAGCCCAAAGCTGCCGGGCAGACGACCAGCGAGGATTATTGACTGAGCAGATTCTAGTGCTGCCCGACTTCCTGCGAACTCCTGCTGATCCCAAACCCGAGCCCGAGCCTAAGGCCGTCCACCCCACCCCCGGGTCCCGCCGTAGCACCCTCACCGCCAGCCGGAACTTTCAAAGCCTGGACTCCACCCTGCCCGTCTGCGGCAACGGTCCCAGCAGCACCACACGGCCGCTGCACGCCCCCGCAGCCTCCAGGAGCCCCGCCCCTTTCCTGGCCTTGGAGGAGGAGAGCGAGGCCGACCTGACCCCGGTCGCAGACGGGGATGTTTCAGGATCTCCGCTCCGTTTGCCGCCAGAGGCCCCCTCCAGGAGCGAGGTGGATGCTCGGGGAGGTTCAG GATGTGAAGACACGCACACGCCCACAACATACCGCAAGGGGGTGTCTTCCCCAGCACGTCCCGCTGGCAGGGTCATTGACGTGGATGGGGTGCGGCTGGAAGATGCCTCAGACAGGAGTTCGGACCCCAGCCTCTGCCTGGGGGGGCTGATGCCAGAGCTGCGAGGACGCCAGGGCAGAACGAGGTCAGGGATGTACCAATCTTCTGACCTGTCCCCCCTCCTGTCCGTCAGGGCTGAAGAGAGCAG ttttttaggATCCCCCCATCTGGACAATATAAAGGATAATATTTCCTGA
- the rgs12a gene encoding regulator of G-protein signaling 12 isoform X2 produces MEHTCLGSSSGSSALSGDAGMKVGTSEVNLNNGERSVASWAVGFERLLQDPEGIHYFSEFLKKEFSEENILFWQACESFSHLPENDKKQLSQKACEIYSSFLSSQATTPVNIDSRAQLADDVLNAPQPDMFHEPQLQIFNLMKFDSYTRFLRSSLYRDCMLAEVEGRPMPDPQKPPSSPVLSKHSAGSDHSSFSTLTTPRKEGKKLKPSKAGTQDHKEEHTDKKRGIFSSWTLNTSFGKGSKKADLGEYNHADFSSSNGRRESRGSLSSGTSLELVSGTEAEPRPSGAVCDKAMAQCTVNLPDGSRYPLAIRPGVSVRELLLELCEKLHINLASVDLFLVGGEKPLVLDQDCITLSTRDLRLEKRTLFRLDLIPINRSVGLKAKPNKPVTEVLRPVVAKYGFHLSDLVARVSGESGPLDFGAPISSLDGCRVVLDVPEHASKKEDKQKSSASGSRRAPPLATRSRSTAGDERPGKSGCVMARGGSSGGRPFKHGEKKKINIDEAEEFFELLSRAQSCRADDQRGLLTEQILVLPDFLRTPADPKPEPEPKAVHPTPGSRRSTLTASRNFQSLDSTLPVCGNGPSSTTRPLHAPAASRSPAPFLALEEESEADLTPVADGDVSGSPLRLPPEAPSRSEVDARGGSGCEDTHTPTTYRKGVSSPARPAGRVIDVDGVRLEDASDRSSDPSLCLGGLMPELRGRQGRTRSGMYQSSDLSPLLSVRAEESSFLGSPHLDNIKDNIS; encoded by the exons ATGGAGCACACCTGTCTGGGCAGCTCCAGCGGA TCTTCTGCGCTCTCTGGAGACG CTGGCATGAAGGTCGGCACCAGTGAGGTGAACCTGAATAATGGGGAGCGTTCTGTGGCCAGCTGGGCAGTTGGTTTTGAACGTCTTCTGCAGGACCCCGAGGGAATCCACTACTTCTCG gaatttCTGAAGAAAGAGTTTAGTGAAGAGAATATATTGTTCTGGCAGGCCTGTGAATCTTTCAGCCATCTCCCTGAAAATGACAAGAAACAG CTTTCCCAGAAAGCGTGCGAAATCTACAGTAGCTTCCTGTCCAGCCAGGCCACCACGCCTGTCAACATCGACAGCCGGGCACAGCTGGCAGATGATGTGCTCAACGCGCCACAGCCGGACATGTTCCACGAGCCCCAGCTCCAG ATCTTCAACTTAATGAAGTTTGACAGCTACACTCGCTTTCTGAGATCCTCCCTGTACCGAgactgcatgctggctgaggtCGAAGGTCGTCCCATGCCCGACCCCCAGAAACCACCTAGCAGTCCTGTCCTCTccaagcacagtgctggctctgACCATTCAAGCTTCTCCACGTTGACCACACCAAGGAAG GAGGGGAAGAAACTGAAACCGAGcaaagcaggaacccaggaccacAAAGAGGAACACACGGACAAGAAGAGAGGGATCTTCTCTTCCTGGACTCTGAACACCAGCTTTGGGAAGGGGTCCAAGAAAGCTGACTTGGGAGAATATAATCATG CGGATTTCTCCAGCAGCAATGGCCGACGGGAATCACGGGGTTCGCTGTCCTCGGGTACTAGTTTGGAGCTGGTCTCCGGAACTGAG GCAGAGCCCCGCCCCTCTGGGGCTGTGTGTGATAAAGCCATGGCGCAGTGTACCGTCAACTTGCCGGATGGCTCTCGTTACCCCCTGGCCATCCGCCCGGGTGTTTCCGTCAGGGAGCTGCTGCTGGAGCTCTGTGAGAAACTCCACATCAACCTGGCTTCTGTGGACCTCTTCTTGGTTGGGGGAGAGAAG CCCCTAGTTCTGGACCAAGACTGCATAACCTTGAGCACCAGAGACCTAAGATTAGAAAAACGCACTTTGTTCAG GCTGGACCTCATCCCTATTAACCGGTCTGTGGGACTGAAGGCCAAGCCTAACAAACCTGTCACAGAGGTCTTGCGGCCCGTTGTAGCAAAATATGGCTTCCATCTGAGCGACCTTGTGGCCAGAGTT AGCGGGGAGTCGGGACCCCTGGATTTCGGAGCACCCATATCTAGTCTAGATGGATGCCGAGTTGTGCTGGATGTGCCTGAGCACGCTTCAAAAAAAG AAGACAAACAGAAGTCTAGTGCTTCGGGTTCTCGCCGTGCACCACCTCTGGCCACAAGAAGCCGCTCCACAGCG GGGGATGAGAGACCTGGAAAGTCGGGCTGTGTGATGGCCAGAGGGGGCTCCAGCGGGGGGCGACCTTTCAAACacggggagaaaaaaaagattaatataGATGAAGCTGAAG AGTTCTTTGAGCTTCTGTCCAGAGCCCAAAGCTGCCGGGCAGACGACCAGCGAGGATTATTGACTGAGCAGATTCTAGTGCTGCCCGACTTCCTGCGAACTCCTGCTGATCCCAAACCCGAGCCCGAGCCTAAGGCCGTCCACCCCACCCCCGGGTCCCGCCGTAGCACCCTCACCGCCAGCCGGAACTTTCAAAGCCTGGACTCCACCCTGCCCGTCTGCGGCAACGGTCCCAGCAGCACCACACGGCCGCTGCACGCCCCCGCAGCCTCCAGGAGCCCCGCCCCTTTCCTGGCCTTGGAGGAGGAGAGCGAGGCCGACCTGACCCCGGTCGCAGACGGGGATGTTTCAGGATCTCCGCTCCGTTTGCCGCCAGAGGCCCCCTCCAGGAGCGAGGTGGATGCTCGGGGAGGTTCAG GATGTGAAGACACGCACACGCCCACAACATACCGCAAGGGGGTGTCTTCCCCAGCACGTCCCGCTGGCAGGGTCATTGACGTGGATGGGGTGCGGCTGGAAGATGCCTCAGACAGGAGTTCGGACCCCAGCCTCTGCCTGGGGGGGCTGATGCCAGAGCTGCGAGGACGCCAGGGCAGAACGAGGTCAGGGATGTACCAATCTTCTGACCTGTCCCCCCTCCTGTCCGTCAGGGCTGAAGAGAGCAG ttttttaggATCCCCCCATCTGGACAATATAAAGGATAATATTTCCTGA
- the rgs12a gene encoding regulator of G-protein signaling 12 isoform X4, with amino-acid sequence MSFKKRLSFRKAYPSSSALSGDAGMKVGTSEVNLNNGERSVASWAVGFERLLQDPEGIHYFSEFLKKEFSEENILFWQACESFSHLPENDKKQLSQKACEIYSSFLSSQATTPVNIDSRAQLADDVLNAPQPDMFHEPQLQIFNLMKFDSYTRFLRSSLYRDCMLAEVEGRPMPDPQKPPSSPVLSKHSAGSDHSSFSTLTTPRKEGKKLKPSKAGTQDHKEEHTDKKRGIFSSWTLNTSFGKGSKKADLGEYNHADFSSSNGRRESRGSLSSGTSLELVSGTEAEPRPSGAVCDKAMAQCTVNLPDGSRYPLAIRPGVSVRELLLELCEKLHINLASVDLFLVGGEKPLVLDQDCITLSTRDLRLEKRTLFRLDLIPINRSVGLKAKPNKPVTEVLRPVVAKYGFHLSDLVARVSGESGPLDFGAPISSLDGCRVVLDVPEHASKKEDKQKSSASGSRRAPPLATRSRSTAGDERPGKSGCVMARGGSSGGRPFKHGEKKKINIDEAEEFFELLSRAQSCRADDQRGLLTEQILVLPDFLRTPADPKPEPEPKAVHPTPGSRRSTLTASRNFQSLDSTLPVCGNGPSSTTRPLHAPAASRSPAPFLALEEESEADLTPVADGDVSGSPLRLPPEAPSRSEVDARGGSGCEDTHTPTTYRKGVSSPARPAGRVIDVDGVRLEDASDRSSDPSLCLGGLMPELRGRQGRTSFLGSPHLDNIKDNIS; translated from the exons ATGAGCTTCAAAAAGAGATTGTCCTTCAGAAAAGCGTACCCCTCT TCTTCTGCGCTCTCTGGAGACG CTGGCATGAAGGTCGGCACCAGTGAGGTGAACCTGAATAATGGGGAGCGTTCTGTGGCCAGCTGGGCAGTTGGTTTTGAACGTCTTCTGCAGGACCCCGAGGGAATCCACTACTTCTCG gaatttCTGAAGAAAGAGTTTAGTGAAGAGAATATATTGTTCTGGCAGGCCTGTGAATCTTTCAGCCATCTCCCTGAAAATGACAAGAAACAG CTTTCCCAGAAAGCGTGCGAAATCTACAGTAGCTTCCTGTCCAGCCAGGCCACCACGCCTGTCAACATCGACAGCCGGGCACAGCTGGCAGATGATGTGCTCAACGCGCCACAGCCGGACATGTTCCACGAGCCCCAGCTCCAG ATCTTCAACTTAATGAAGTTTGACAGCTACACTCGCTTTCTGAGATCCTCCCTGTACCGAgactgcatgctggctgaggtCGAAGGTCGTCCCATGCCCGACCCCCAGAAACCACCTAGCAGTCCTGTCCTCTccaagcacagtgctggctctgACCATTCAAGCTTCTCCACGTTGACCACACCAAGGAAG GAGGGGAAGAAACTGAAACCGAGcaaagcaggaacccaggaccacAAAGAGGAACACACGGACAAGAAGAGAGGGATCTTCTCTTCCTGGACTCTGAACACCAGCTTTGGGAAGGGGTCCAAGAAAGCTGACTTGGGAGAATATAATCATG CGGATTTCTCCAGCAGCAATGGCCGACGGGAATCACGGGGTTCGCTGTCCTCGGGTACTAGTTTGGAGCTGGTCTCCGGAACTGAG GCAGAGCCCCGCCCCTCTGGGGCTGTGTGTGATAAAGCCATGGCGCAGTGTACCGTCAACTTGCCGGATGGCTCTCGTTACCCCCTGGCCATCCGCCCGGGTGTTTCCGTCAGGGAGCTGCTGCTGGAGCTCTGTGAGAAACTCCACATCAACCTGGCTTCTGTGGACCTCTTCTTGGTTGGGGGAGAGAAG CCCCTAGTTCTGGACCAAGACTGCATAACCTTGAGCACCAGAGACCTAAGATTAGAAAAACGCACTTTGTTCAG GCTGGACCTCATCCCTATTAACCGGTCTGTGGGACTGAAGGCCAAGCCTAACAAACCTGTCACAGAGGTCTTGCGGCCCGTTGTAGCAAAATATGGCTTCCATCTGAGCGACCTTGTGGCCAGAGTT AGCGGGGAGTCGGGACCCCTGGATTTCGGAGCACCCATATCTAGTCTAGATGGATGCCGAGTTGTGCTGGATGTGCCTGAGCACGCTTCAAAAAAAG AAGACAAACAGAAGTCTAGTGCTTCGGGTTCTCGCCGTGCACCACCTCTGGCCACAAGAAGCCGCTCCACAGCG GGGGATGAGAGACCTGGAAAGTCGGGCTGTGTGATGGCCAGAGGGGGCTCCAGCGGGGGGCGACCTTTCAAACacggggagaaaaaaaagattaatataGATGAAGCTGAAG AGTTCTTTGAGCTTCTGTCCAGAGCCCAAAGCTGCCGGGCAGACGACCAGCGAGGATTATTGACTGAGCAGATTCTAGTGCTGCCCGACTTCCTGCGAACTCCTGCTGATCCCAAACCCGAGCCCGAGCCTAAGGCCGTCCACCCCACCCCCGGGTCCCGCCGTAGCACCCTCACCGCCAGCCGGAACTTTCAAAGCCTGGACTCCACCCTGCCCGTCTGCGGCAACGGTCCCAGCAGCACCACACGGCCGCTGCACGCCCCCGCAGCCTCCAGGAGCCCCGCCCCTTTCCTGGCCTTGGAGGAGGAGAGCGAGGCCGACCTGACCCCGGTCGCAGACGGGGATGTTTCAGGATCTCCGCTCCGTTTGCCGCCAGAGGCCCCCTCCAGGAGCGAGGTGGATGCTCGGGGAGGTTCAG GATGTGAAGACACGCACACGCCCACAACATACCGCAAGGGGGTGTCTTCCCCAGCACGTCCCGCTGGCAGGGTCATTGACGTGGATGGGGTGCGGCTGGAAGATGCCTCAGACAGGAGTTCGGACCCCAGCCTCTGCCTGGGGGGGCTGATGCCAGAGCTGCGAGGACGCCAGGGCAGAACGAG ttttttaggATCCCCCCATCTGGACAATATAAAGGATAATATTTCCTGA
- the rgs12a gene encoding regulator of G-protein signaling 12 isoform X1 produces MSFKKRLSFRKAYPSSSALSGDAGMKVGTSEVNLNNGERSVASWAVGFERLLQDPEGIHYFSEFLKKEFSEENILFWQACESFSHLPENDKKQLSQKACEIYSSFLSSQATTPVNIDSRAQLADDVLNAPQPDMFHEPQLQIFNLMKFDSYTRFLRSSLYRDCMLAEVEGRPMPDPQKPPSSPVLSKHSAGSDHSSFSTLTTPRKEGKKLKPSKAGTQDHKEEHTDKKRGIFSSWTLNTSFGKGSKKADLGEYNHADFSSSNGRRESRGSLSSGTSLELVSGTEAEPRPSGAVCDKAMAQCTVNLPDGSRYPLAIRPGVSVRELLLELCEKLHINLASVDLFLVGGEKPLVLDQDCITLSTRDLRLEKRTLFRLDLIPINRSVGLKAKPNKPVTEVLRPVVAKYGFHLSDLVARVSGESGPLDFGAPISSLDGCRVVLDVPEHASKKEDKQKSSASGSRRAPPLATRSRSTAGDERPGKSGCVMARGGSSGGRPFKHGEKKKINIDEAEEFFELLSRAQSCRADDQRGLLTEQILVLPDFLRTPADPKPEPEPKAVHPTPGSRRSTLTASRNFQSLDSTLPVCGNGPSSTTRPLHAPAASRSPAPFLALEEESEADLTPVADGDVSGSPLRLPPEAPSRSEVDARGGSGCEDTHTPTTYRKGVSSPARPAGRVIDVDGVRLEDASDRSSDPSLCLGGLMPELRGRQGRTRSGMYQSSDLSPLLSVRAEESSFLGSPHLDNIKDNIS; encoded by the exons ATGAGCTTCAAAAAGAGATTGTCCTTCAGAAAAGCGTACCCCTCT TCTTCTGCGCTCTCTGGAGACG CTGGCATGAAGGTCGGCACCAGTGAGGTGAACCTGAATAATGGGGAGCGTTCTGTGGCCAGCTGGGCAGTTGGTTTTGAACGTCTTCTGCAGGACCCCGAGGGAATCCACTACTTCTCG gaatttCTGAAGAAAGAGTTTAGTGAAGAGAATATATTGTTCTGGCAGGCCTGTGAATCTTTCAGCCATCTCCCTGAAAATGACAAGAAACAG CTTTCCCAGAAAGCGTGCGAAATCTACAGTAGCTTCCTGTCCAGCCAGGCCACCACGCCTGTCAACATCGACAGCCGGGCACAGCTGGCAGATGATGTGCTCAACGCGCCACAGCCGGACATGTTCCACGAGCCCCAGCTCCAG ATCTTCAACTTAATGAAGTTTGACAGCTACACTCGCTTTCTGAGATCCTCCCTGTACCGAgactgcatgctggctgaggtCGAAGGTCGTCCCATGCCCGACCCCCAGAAACCACCTAGCAGTCCTGTCCTCTccaagcacagtgctggctctgACCATTCAAGCTTCTCCACGTTGACCACACCAAGGAAG GAGGGGAAGAAACTGAAACCGAGcaaagcaggaacccaggaccacAAAGAGGAACACACGGACAAGAAGAGAGGGATCTTCTCTTCCTGGACTCTGAACACCAGCTTTGGGAAGGGGTCCAAGAAAGCTGACTTGGGAGAATATAATCATG CGGATTTCTCCAGCAGCAATGGCCGACGGGAATCACGGGGTTCGCTGTCCTCGGGTACTAGTTTGGAGCTGGTCTCCGGAACTGAG GCAGAGCCCCGCCCCTCTGGGGCTGTGTGTGATAAAGCCATGGCGCAGTGTACCGTCAACTTGCCGGATGGCTCTCGTTACCCCCTGGCCATCCGCCCGGGTGTTTCCGTCAGGGAGCTGCTGCTGGAGCTCTGTGAGAAACTCCACATCAACCTGGCTTCTGTGGACCTCTTCTTGGTTGGGGGAGAGAAG CCCCTAGTTCTGGACCAAGACTGCATAACCTTGAGCACCAGAGACCTAAGATTAGAAAAACGCACTTTGTTCAG GCTGGACCTCATCCCTATTAACCGGTCTGTGGGACTGAAGGCCAAGCCTAACAAACCTGTCACAGAGGTCTTGCGGCCCGTTGTAGCAAAATATGGCTTCCATCTGAGCGACCTTGTGGCCAGAGTT AGCGGGGAGTCGGGACCCCTGGATTTCGGAGCACCCATATCTAGTCTAGATGGATGCCGAGTTGTGCTGGATGTGCCTGAGCACGCTTCAAAAAAAG AAGACAAACAGAAGTCTAGTGCTTCGGGTTCTCGCCGTGCACCACCTCTGGCCACAAGAAGCCGCTCCACAGCG GGGGATGAGAGACCTGGAAAGTCGGGCTGTGTGATGGCCAGAGGGGGCTCCAGCGGGGGGCGACCTTTCAAACacggggagaaaaaaaagattaatataGATGAAGCTGAAG AGTTCTTTGAGCTTCTGTCCAGAGCCCAAAGCTGCCGGGCAGACGACCAGCGAGGATTATTGACTGAGCAGATTCTAGTGCTGCCCGACTTCCTGCGAACTCCTGCTGATCCCAAACCCGAGCCCGAGCCTAAGGCCGTCCACCCCACCCCCGGGTCCCGCCGTAGCACCCTCACCGCCAGCCGGAACTTTCAAAGCCTGGACTCCACCCTGCCCGTCTGCGGCAACGGTCCCAGCAGCACCACACGGCCGCTGCACGCCCCCGCAGCCTCCAGGAGCCCCGCCCCTTTCCTGGCCTTGGAGGAGGAGAGCGAGGCCGACCTGACCCCGGTCGCAGACGGGGATGTTTCAGGATCTCCGCTCCGTTTGCCGCCAGAGGCCCCCTCCAGGAGCGAGGTGGATGCTCGGGGAGGTTCAG GATGTGAAGACACGCACACGCCCACAACATACCGCAAGGGGGTGTCTTCCCCAGCACGTCCCGCTGGCAGGGTCATTGACGTGGATGGGGTGCGGCTGGAAGATGCCTCAGACAGGAGTTCGGACCCCAGCCTCTGCCTGGGGGGGCTGATGCCAGAGCTGCGAGGACGCCAGGGCAGAACGAGGTCAGGGATGTACCAATCTTCTGACCTGTCCCCCCTCCTGTCCGTCAGGGCTGAAGAGAGCAG ttttttaggATCCCCCCATCTGGACAATATAAAGGATAATATTTCCTGA